A section of the Deltaproteobacteria bacterium genome encodes:
- a CDS encoding FAD-dependent oxidoreductase translates to MVIKGNIKGKRVPSRELEEQIQQAVRDGKRTLSIQADGQHGIGGRIWPMGKKVKITVTGPTGQRLGSMGMGGTEIVVKGNASDDVGWINCGAKITVLGDVTNGAHNAGAQGILYVQGGGGARCDTMTKHNPRFEPLQSWYFRDVGDSFAEFKAGGIAVVCGVNPRNPENILGYRPCVGMVGGTIYFNGPIQGFSDKDVRLADLTPRDWEWLTLNIKPYLKAIDRMEYLEELTRSPDDWKKLIAYTPAEKTERRGRKIPMTEFREAVWEKGTGKGGIFGEYLEHEATILPYITTGPDRRFRPVWSNDRYLPPCAYACPSRIPSHKRANLIRQNRLEDALALVLQYSPFPASVCGQVCPNLCMDACTRGRIDQPLDIKSLGSLSLELPAPEKARSTGNTVAIIGAGPAGLSAAWQLALRGHTVDLYESTGKLGGKLELCIPRERLPQEILAKEISRFEEMGINVHLNRKITRNLFKKLYKEHEVVIVACGAHEPRVLRFEGMEDVTPGIEFLKEINYGETKNLKGKEVVVIGAGNVGMDIACQAYACGAKSVTAVDIQPPASFGKEQEMARERGTKILYPKVTKKYSKRAKKITFDDGTSIHADEVIISIGEVPVLDFLPPEIHTERGYIVANKLGQSSDVKVFAVGDATQPGLITHAIGQGRIAADVIHHQMMSYDYVPEEEQVIPYERIRTVYYENSHPGEFVPEEEANRCMSCGSCRDCGMCETSCYYNAISRVQGEEGSFEYVVDDRLCIGCGFCAGICPCGVWEMKENV, encoded by the coding sequence ATGGTCATCAAAGGGAATATTAAAGGCAAACGGGTCCCCTCCCGCGAATTGGAAGAACAGATCCAACAGGCCGTCCGGGATGGGAAAAGAACCTTGTCCATCCAGGCCGACGGTCAGCACGGGATCGGCGGCCGGATCTGGCCGATGGGAAAAAAGGTTAAGATTACCGTTACCGGTCCCACGGGACAGCGACTCGGCAGCATGGGAATGGGAGGCACGGAGATCGTCGTCAAGGGAAATGCATCCGACGACGTCGGCTGGATCAATTGCGGTGCAAAGATCACGGTCTTGGGCGACGTCACGAACGGTGCCCACAACGCCGGCGCCCAGGGAATCCTCTACGTGCAGGGTGGCGGCGGCGCCCGTTGTGATACCATGACCAAGCATAATCCCCGTTTCGAACCGCTTCAGTCCTGGTACTTCCGGGATGTAGGTGACTCCTTTGCGGAATTCAAAGCGGGGGGAATTGCTGTTGTCTGCGGGGTCAACCCCCGAAACCCGGAGAACATCCTGGGTTATCGTCCCTGTGTCGGAATGGTGGGTGGAACCATCTATTTTAACGGGCCCATCCAGGGATTCAGCGACAAAGACGTCCGGCTGGCCGATCTGACTCCCCGGGACTGGGAGTGGTTGACGCTGAACATCAAACCTTATCTCAAGGCGATCGACCGGATGGAATATCTTGAGGAATTGACCCGATCGCCGGATGACTGGAAAAAACTGATCGCCTATACCCCGGCGGAAAAGACCGAACGCCGCGGCCGCAAGATCCCGATGACGGAGTTCCGCGAAGCGGTTTGGGAAAAAGGGACCGGAAAGGGGGGAATCTTTGGGGAATATCTCGAACATGAAGCGACGATTCTTCCCTATATCACGACCGGGCCGGACCGTCGGTTCCGGCCGGTCTGGAGTAACGACCGGTATCTTCCTCCCTGCGCCTACGCCTGTCCGTCCCGGATCCCATCACACAAACGAGCGAATCTGATCCGGCAGAACCGTCTGGAAGACGCCCTGGCCCTGGTCCTGCAGTACAGCCCCTTCCCGGCCTCCGTCTGCGGCCAGGTCTGTCCGAATCTCTGCATGGACGCCTGTACCCGGGGCCGGATCGACCAGCCGCTCGACATCAAGAGCCTCGGAAGTCTCAGCCTAGAACTACCGGCCCCGGAAAAGGCCCGTTCCACCGGCAATACCGTGGCGATTATCGGTGCCGGACCAGCGGGACTCTCCGCCGCCTGGCAGCTGGCCCTTCGGGGTCACACCGTGGATCTGTATGAGTCCACAGGGAAATTAGGCGGCAAGCTGGAGCTCTGTATTCCCAGGGAACGGCTCCCCCAGGAGATCCTGGCGAAAGAAATTTCACGGTTTGAGGAGATGGGCATCAATGTACACCTGAACCGGAAGATCACCCGGAACCTCTTCAAAAAACTCTATAAGGAACATGAAGTCGTCATCGTCGCCTGCGGCGCCCATGAGCCCAGAGTCCTCCGTTTTGAAGGGATGGAGGATGTCACTCCCGGAATCGAATTTCTCAAGGAGATTAACTACGGGGAGACGAAGAACCTGAAAGGAAAAGAGGTCGTCGTCATCGGCGCCGGCAACGTCGGCATGGACATCGCCTGCCAAGCCTATGCCTGCGGGGCGAAATCGGTAACGGCCGTCGATATCCAGCCCCCGGCCAGTTTCGGTAAGGAACAGGAGATGGCCCGGGAACGCGGGACAAAGATCCTCTATCCCAAAGTGACTAAAAAATACAGCAAACGGGCAAAGAAGATCACCTTCGATGACGGGACCTCTATTCACGCCGACGAGGTGATTATCTCCATCGGAGAAGTGCCGGTCCTTGATTTTCTCCCCCCAGAGATTCACACGGAGCGGGGTTATATCGTAGCCAACAAACTCGGTCAGAGTTCCGATGTCAAGGTCTTTGCCGTAGGAGATGCCACACAGCCGGGTCTCATTACCCACGCCATCGGCCAGGGGCGGATCGCCGCCGATGTGATTCATCATCAAATGATGAGCTATGATTATGTTCCCGAGGAGGAACAGGTCATTCCCTATGAACGGATCCGGACCGTTTACTACGAGAACTCCCATCCCGGGGAATTCGTCCCGGAAGAAGAAGCCAACCGCTGCATGTCCTGCGGTTCCTGCCGGGACTGCGGGATGTGTGAAACGAGCTGTTACTATAACGCCATTTCACGAGTGCAAGGGGAAGAAGGAAGTTTCGAGTACGTTGTAGATGACCGTCTTTGTATCGGCTGCGGTTTCTGTGCGGGAATCTGCCCATGTGGGGTCTGGGAGATGAAAGAAAACGTCTGA
- the lptF gene encoding LPS export ABC transporter permease LptF, whose translation MKRILPRYIQKEILPPFVLSLGIFTLVLFMQNALELSNLIITKGVALSNIARIVLYTLPPTLWFTLPISFLTANLTALSRLSADNEVVAMNSLGIGMGSFVRPVMTLGILLFCLTFAVGALAVPWGRISLNQLVYRIFQESATAGIEPRVFNDSFTDLVIFADGVDREKDQLQHVLITDYRGALPETIYAQSGIIHSNPGKLTHTLTLHNGAVHQYDARKGRYRLIHFEEYQLSLVTDVAPVVYSMSLGEKTYHEMSLAELRQASRAGNPAERRDFQLHYYEKFALPFSCIIFGLVALPFGTRFRRSGKMIGFSWSLVIVFGYYLLLGAGRHFETTNMLSPMIAVWLPNVVFGGIGITALIRTSRRIPEDRGFLDETNGLWHTFLHTTRRILRKPSGK comes from the coding sequence ATGAAAAGAATCCTGCCTCGTTATATTCAAAAAGAGATCCTGCCGCCTTTCGTTCTCTCTTTGGGTATCTTCACTCTTGTGCTTTTCATGCAGAATGCTCTGGAGCTTTCCAACCTGATCATCACAAAAGGCGTCGCCCTTTCGAACATCGCCCGGATCGTCCTCTATACGCTTCCCCCAACTCTCTGGTTCACCCTTCCGATTTCCTTTCTCACGGCAAATCTGACGGCCCTCAGCCGCCTTTCCGCCGACAATGAAGTTGTGGCCATGAATTCCCTCGGGATCGGAATGGGAAGCTTCGTCCGTCCGGTCATGACATTGGGAATTCTCTTGTTCTGCCTTACCTTTGCCGTCGGTGCCCTGGCCGTTCCCTGGGGACGTATATCCCTAAACCAACTCGTCTACCGGATCTTTCAGGAGAGCGCAACCGCCGGGATCGAACCCAGGGTCTTCAATGACAGTTTTACAGACCTGGTGATCTTTGCCGACGGGGTTGACCGGGAAAAGGATCAACTGCAACACGTCCTGATCACCGATTACCGGGGAGCACTGCCGGAGACCATCTATGCCCAATCCGGAATCATCCATTCCAACCCGGGCAAACTCACCCATACCTTAACGTTGCACAACGGTGCCGTACACCAATACGATGCACGAAAAGGGCGGTATCGGCTGATTCATTTCGAGGAGTACCAACTCTCCCTGGTCACTGATGTCGCACCGGTCGTCTATTCCATGAGCCTGGGGGAGAAGACCTACCATGAAATGTCGTTGGCGGAGCTCCGCCAGGCATCCCGGGCAGGGAACCCGGCAGAGAGGCGAGACTTCCAGCTCCACTACTATGAAAAATTTGCTCTCCCTTTTTCCTGTATCATTTTCGGGCTGGTCGCCCTTCCCTTCGGAACCCGTTTCCGGCGTTCGGGAAAGATGATCGGTTTTTCCTGGAGTCTGGTGATTGTCTTTGGTTACTACCTCCTCCTGGGCGCAGGACGTCATTTTGAAACAACCAATATGCTTTCTCCCATGATTGCGGTCTGGCTTCCCAACGTTGTTTTCGGGGGGATCGGGATCACCGCACTGATCCGGACCTCGCGCAGGATCCCGGAGGACCGGGGCTTCCTGGATGAAACGAACGGCCTGTGGCATACCTTCCTGCACACGACAAGAAGGATCTTGCGAAAACCGTCCGGGAAGTAA